A window of Trueperaceae bacterium genomic DNA:
CGAGCGCGGGGGAGTCCTGGCGCAGGGACAGCAGGCGCAGCCCGTCACGTTGACGGTCATGGTAGGCATGACGCCGCAGGAGCTCGACAGCTTCAGGCCGGCGTTGGCGGCCGTCGACGAGGCACATCCCGAGTTCGTCGTGGAGCTCGAGCCGGTCCCCCAGGGAGCGTTCGCGGAGCGCGTGAACGCGCGCCTCGCCGCGGGCACGCTGCCCGACCTCGTGCGCATCGAGGGTCTCTCGGCGCAGCGCTGGATCAGGCGGGACGCGTTCCTCGCTCTGGACTCGCTGCCGGGCTTCGACGCGGCCGTCCTCGACGACTACTTCCCCGGCGTGCTCGAGCCGTTCCGCTGGCAGGGCGCCTTGTGGGCGCTGCCCGACACCGCCTCGCCCGACGTGCTGTTCTACGACAAGGCCGCGTTCGACGAGGCCGGCCTCGCGTACCCCACCGACGACTGGACGTTCGAGGACATGCGCGAGGCGGCCATCGCCCTCACGCGCGACGCCGAGGGACGCTCGCCCCGCGACCCCGCCTTCGACCCCGACCGCATCGTGCGCTGGGGCTGGAACGGTTCTCTCACCCACATGTGGCAGCGTCACCTGGTGCAGGCGTTCGGGGCCGACTGGTGCGCCGACGAGCTGTGCACGACGTTCGACGCCACCGACCCAGACGTCGTCGCGGCGGCGCGGTGGTGGGCCGACCTCGTGCAGGTCGACCACGCCGGCCTCTACGACCCCTACTCGGGCGGCCAGACGGGAGTCCCCGGCGACCCGTTCCTGTCGGGCGCCGCGGCCATGGGCTACAACGGCTTCTTCGCGGTGGGGCAGCTCAACGACGTCGGCGGCATCGACTACGACGTCGCTCAGCCGCTCCTCGGCGTGGACGGCCAGCGGCACACGCCGCTCAGCACGAACGGCTACGCCATCGCGGCCACGAGCCCCCACCCGACCGAGGCGCTGGCGCTGCTGAGCGAGCTGACCGCGACGGGCTTCCTCGCCGAGACGTGGGGTCGCCCTGGTCACGCGGTGCCGGCCAGGCGCAGCGCCGCCGGGTCGATCGTCGACCCGAGCCGCGCCCCCGCCAACCAGGAGGCCATCCTCGCCGCGATGGAGTACGCCACGGTGTTCAGGCCGTTCACGCCGAGCGCCTTCGAGGCGTACGGGCTGACCGCGGACCTCTTCGCGCGGACGATGCGCGGCGAGGTGCCCGTCGAGGAGGGCCTGGCCGAGATCGAGCGCGTGCTGAACGACGCCCTGGCGGCCGACCGCCAGCCGTGATCGCTCGGCGCGTGAGGCGGCGGGCCGACCCCGACGGGCCTCCGCTGGGCCCGGTCTACCAGGCGCAGGTGCGCAGGCCGACCGGGCGCGCGGCGGCGCCCCGCCTCAGCCGAGTCGCCAGGGGGCGCGAGAGGTGGTTCTACCTGCTCGTCTCGCCCTGGCTGCTGGGCCTCGTGCTCTTCGAGGCCGGGCCGCTGCTGGCGGTGGTGGCGATGTCGTTCCTCGACTGGCCTCTGCCCCGGCCGCCGCGCTTCGTTGGTCTCGAGAACCTGGAGGCCCTGGGCCGCGACCCGCTGTTCGGCCGCAGCCTGCTGAACACCGCCTACTACGCCGCCGGCGTGGTGCCGCTCGGCCTGGCGCTGGGCCTGGCGCTGGCCGTGCTGCTGCGCCGGCCGCGTCGCGGCGTGCGCCTCTTCCGCACGCTCGTGTTCCTGCCGGCCGTGCTCTCAGGCGTGGCGATGGCGCTGCTGTGGAGCTGGGTGTTCAACCCGCGCTTCGGGCTCGTCAACAGGCTGCTCGCGCTGGTCGGCGTCACCGGCCCCGGCTGGCTGCACAGCGAGTCGTGGGCGATGCCCACGCTGATCCTGCTGGGCCTGTGGGGCGCGGGCGTGAACATGGTCGTCTACCTCGCCGCGCTCGACGCGGTGCCGCGCGAGCTGCACGAGGCCGCGGCGCTGGACGGCGCCGGTCCCTGGGGACGCTTCCGCCACGTGAGCTGGCCGCTTCTCACGCCGGTGACCTTCTACCTGGCGGTCGTGAACGTCGTGGGCGCCTTCCAGGTCTTCACGCCCACCTACCTGCTCACCGGCGGCGGGCCGGACCACGCCACTCTCACCCTGCCGCTCTACCTTTACCAGAACGCGTTCACCTACGGCCGGCTCGGCTACGCCGCCGCCCTGGCGCTGGCCCTGCTGGCCTTCGTCGGGCTGCTCACCGTGGCGCAGTTCCGCGTCTTCGCGCGGCGGGTCTTCTACCTGGGCGCCGGCTGAGGGAGGCTGCGGGCTGATGGGGAAAGGCTCGGCTGGTCGAGGGGACGTGACCGCGTGGCGGCTCTGCCTGTCGCCTGGCTCGGGCCAAGTGGGACGGCCGGGTCTGATGCGGAGCGCCGTCTGCTGATGGGAAGGCTCAGGCCCGCTCTCGTCTACACCGGGATCGCGCTGGCGGTGCTGCCCTTCGCCCTGCCCCTGCTGTGGGTGGTGGTGACCGCCTTCCGGCCCGCGCCCGAGCTGTTCCAGACGCCCGCGAGCTGGCTGCCCGGGCGCCTGACGCTCGAGAACCTCGTCGAGGCCTGGCGACTCCTCGACTTCCGCCGCTTCCTGCTCAACTCCGCCCTGGTCGCCGGCCTGACGGTCGCGGGCACGGTGATGTCGTCGTCGCTCGTCGGCTACGCGTTCGCTACGCTGCCGGCCCGCGGCAGGGGCGTGCTGTTCGCGCTGCTGCTGGCCACGGCGATGCTCCCCGCCGCCGTCACGCTCCTGCCGAGGTTCCTGCTCTTCAGCAGCCTCGGCTGGGTGGGCACCTACCTGCCCCTCGTGGTGCCGCACTTCCTCGGCAGCCCCTTCTACGTCTTCCTGTTCCGCCAGTTCTTCCGTGGGCTGCCGCGGGAGCTGTTCGACTGCGCCGAGCTCGACGGCTGCGACCCCCTGCGCACCTACTGGCACGTGGCGCTGCCGCTGGCGCGTCCGGCGGTCGCCGTGGTGGCCGTGTTCGCCGCCATCGGCTCCTACAACGAGTTCCTCGAGCCGCTCGTCTACCTCACCAGGGAGTCGACGTTCACGATGTCGCTGGGCCTGTCGTTCTTCCAGGGCCTCTACGGCACCCAGCTCCAGTACATGGTCCCCATGTCGCTCGTCGCGCTGCTCCCCGTGGCGGTGGCGTTCTTCGCCGCGCAGGGCGTCTTCCGGCGCGGCGTCGTGCTGGCGGGAGGGCGTCCGTGACCCGTGCGACAGCCCTAGGGGCGGCCGGCCCGGCACGCGGGCCGTGCATGGCCCCCGCCGCCGCCCCAACGGCGGCCGTCCCGGCACCCGCGTCGTGCC
This region includes:
- a CDS encoding extracellular solute-binding protein, whose translation is MPLARTRCLVLVLVLLGLAERGGVLAQGQQAQPVTLTVMVGMTPQELDSFRPALAAVDEAHPEFVVELEPVPQGAFAERVNARLAAGTLPDLVRIEGLSAQRWIRRDAFLALDSLPGFDAAVLDDYFPGVLEPFRWQGALWALPDTASPDVLFYDKAAFDEAGLAYPTDDWTFEDMREAAIALTRDAEGRSPRDPAFDPDRIVRWGWNGSLTHMWQRHLVQAFGADWCADELCTTFDATDPDVVAAARWWADLVQVDHAGLYDPYSGGQTGVPGDPFLSGAAAMGYNGFFAVGQLNDVGGIDYDVAQPLLGVDGQRHTPLSTNGYAIAATSPHPTEALALLSELTATGFLAETWGRPGHAVPARRSAAGSIVDPSRAPANQEAILAAMEYATVFRPFTPSAFEAYGLTADLFARTMRGEVPVEEGLAEIERVLNDALAADRQP
- a CDS encoding sugar ABC transporter permease — encoded protein: MRRPTGRAAAPRLSRVARGRERWFYLLVSPWLLGLVLFEAGPLLAVVAMSFLDWPLPRPPRFVGLENLEALGRDPLFGRSLLNTAYYAAGVVPLGLALGLALAVLLRRPRRGVRLFRTLVFLPAVLSGVAMALLWSWVFNPRFGLVNRLLALVGVTGPGWLHSESWAMPTLILLGLWGAGVNMVVYLAALDAVPRELHEAAALDGAGPWGRFRHVSWPLLTPVTFYLAVVNVVGAFQVFTPTYLLTGGGPDHATLTLPLYLYQNAFTYGRLGYAAALALALLAFVGLLTVAQFRVFARRVFYLGAG
- a CDS encoding carbohydrate ABC transporter permease, with protein sequence MGRLRPALVYTGIALAVLPFALPLLWVVVTAFRPAPELFQTPASWLPGRLTLENLVEAWRLLDFRRFLLNSALVAGLTVAGTVMSSSLVGYAFATLPARGRGVLFALLLATAMLPAAVTLLPRFLLFSSLGWVGTYLPLVVPHFLGSPFYVFLFRQFFRGLPRELFDCAELDGCDPLRTYWHVALPLARPAVAVVAVFAAIGSYNEFLEPLVYLTRESTFTMSLGLSFFQGLYGTQLQYMVPMSLVALLPVAVAFFAAQGVFRRGVVLAGGRP